The following is a genomic window from Gammaproteobacteria bacterium.
TTTTATGTCCGAATCCCAAGCGAGTGATGCTTTTGTGATAATCCAAGGCTATCGTATAGCCAAATAGCCAAGGGATAGACACGGTGCACAGAGTACTTGTTATTGAAGACGACCGGGATATCGCACATCTCCTGCACCTCCATTTGCGCGATCAGGGTTGCGAGGTCGAGATCCTGCATGACGGATTGGCCGGATTGCAACAGGCGCGCGCGCGTCAATACGATTTGATTATTCTGGATCTCATGATCCCCGGCCTGGAGGGGCTGGAGGTGTGCCGGCGGCTGCGCGCCAAGCCGCCGTACACGCCGATTTTGATGCTGACCGCGAAATCCACCGAGCTGGACCGGGTGCTCGGTCTGGAGATTGGCGCGGACGATTACCTTACCAAGCCGTTCAGTATCCGCGAGTTGCTGGCGCGGGTCAAGGCGCTGTTCCGGCGGCTCGACGCCATGAGCGGGCAGACTGCGACGGAGGCGCCCAAGACCATCACGACTGGCGGACTTTTTATTGACGTGGACAAGCGCAAGGTGACGGTGCAGGGGCAGCCCGTTGAACTCACCGCCAAGGAATTTTCCCTGCTGCTGCAATTCGCCCAGCATCCGGGCAAGGTCTATACGCGCTCGCAACTTCTGGATCTGGTCTGGCACTACGGGCACGACGGGTATGAGCATACCGTCAATTCCCACATCAACCGGCTGCGCGCCAAGATCGAGGCCGATCCTTCACAGCCGCACTATATTCACACCGTGTGGGGGGTGGGTTACAAATTCTCCGATACCCAGGAACTTAAAGCGCCGCGCGCCTCCGTAACTGAGCAGGGCGGCGGCGAGCCTTCCTGATGTTCAAGACCCTCTCTGCGAAGCTGGCCGCGGTATTGCTGGGCCTGCTTTTGCTGCTCGGTGTCTTGTACACCTGGCTGAATCTGGAGAGTTCGCGGCTCCATCTGCAAGAGGTCAACCAGGATCTCAATTGGACGCTCGCCGAGCACATCGTCGCCGAAAAGATTCTCATGGAAGGGCAGCAGGTCAACCGGCAGGTGCTGGAGGATCTCTTCAAGATGCTGATGGTCATCAATCCCAATATCGAGATTTATCTGCTCGACCCACAGGGAAAAATATTGGCCTGCTCCGCGCCGCCGGAAAATCTGAAGCGCAAGTCTGTCAGTCTGGAACCTATAAAAAAATTTTTGCAGCGTAGCCAGCATCCGCCGATTCTCGGCGATGACCCGCGTGACGAGGTGCGCAGTAAGGTGTTCTCTGCGGCGGTGATTCCGTTCAAGGCTGGTGGCGATACAATCCTGTCGAATCATACGCAAGTGCCTGCCAACTCCGGGCTGGCGGGCTATCTCTACGTGGTGTTGGGCGGTGAGCAATATGAGTCCGCCGCTGCGATGCTGCAGGGCAGCTATATTCTGCGCCAGAGTCTATGGGTAACGGCGGTGAGCCTGTTGATTGCGCTGCTCGCGGGTGTGGTGCTGTTTCGCTGGTTGACCCGCAGGCTCACGACTCTCAGCGAGGCGATGGAGGTGTTCAAGCGCAGCGATTTCGCCGAGCCGGTGAACTATCCGCTCACTGCTGCGGGGACCGTGCCGGTCCGTGACGAGATTGATCGCCTGAGCGTCACCTTCAAGGAGATGGCCGGGCGCATCCGGCAACAGGTGCAGGGCCTGCAACAGACCGACGCCCTGCGCCGTGAGCTGGTTGCCAACGTGTCGCACGATCTGCGCACCCCGCTCACCTCATTGCAAGGATATTTGGAAACGCTGTTGTTGAAAGAGGGCCAGCTGAGTGCACAGGAACAACGCAACTATTTGGAGACTGCCACGCGGCAAAGCGAACGCCTCGGTAAATTGGTGGGCGAATTATTCGAGCTTGCCAAGCTCGACGCTCAAGTCACCGCGCTCAATATGGAGCCGTTCGCGCTCGCCGAGCTGGTGCAGGATGTGGCGCAGCGGTTTCAACTAGCCGCGCAGCAGCAGGGTGTGGAATTGCGGGTGGAGCATCCGCCGCAGTCGCCGTTCGTGCATGCCGACATCGGCCTCATTGAGCGGGTGCTGGCCAACTTGATCGAAAACGCGCTGCGCTATACCCCCGCCGGCGGCCGCATCACCCTTTCCCTTACGCCGGGCGTCAATACGGTCAAGCTTGCCATTGCCGACACCGGTTACGGCATCCCTGCAGAAGACCAGCCGCACATTTTTGAGCGTTTCTATAGAGTGGAAAAGACCCGCCAGGAGCACAGCGGCGGCGCGGGTCTGGGGCTCGCCATCGCCAAACGCATCCTCGATTTACATGGAAGTACTATCGCTGTGCACAGTGTCAGCAATCACGGCGCCGTATTTAGTTTTGAACTGGGGATTTATCGCCCTTAGCAGGTTGCTGAAAAGGTATTTTTCGGCAACCTGCTAGTTCTGTCACCCTCGACGAAGTCCATGGCCCATTGCCGACGGACCCGGCTGGGTGCTTCCCACACACTACACGCAGGTGGGTTCTCCGCTTCGTGCACCGCTTAAGCTGCAAGGGCAGCTTTCCTCCCGGCATATCCATTCGACGCGCTAATCGCATTTTTCGCCTTGTGCCGGGCACAGTAATTGACCAGCACCCCTTCGGTTCTCCGGCGGCTCTCCGCCAATTTCCGCAATCTCGCCCGCAGCCAACCGTTCGTTCCCTACCGTCCATCGGGAAAAGGCTGCCGTTCGTCGTCTGGAGGTAGGGTAGAGCTAAAGTTTTGAATAGAGTGGACGCTAAGCAGTCTAGTAGAAGTGAGGAGTGAGTGACGTGCCTGTTCAGATCAATGGCTTACCGATAACGGTCCTGAAAGATCCTAAGGAAGGGTTGCAGGTGCACGTTGGGCGCGATATACCCATCCCCGCCCGACAGGCTATATGTCGGCTCATGAAAAAAATTCATGGCTTTACCTTAATTGAATTGTTGATCACCCTTACCGTGGTTGCGATCTTGGCAACGGTTGCCGTGCCGAGCTTCATGACATTTATTCAGAACAACCGTGTTACCTCTCAAACTAATGATTTAGTGACTGCGCTGAATATCGCGCGCAGTGAAGCCATTAAGCGCAACGGCGCGGTCACGGTATGCAGCAGAACGGGTACTGTTTGCGGGGGCGGTTGGGCCGACGGTTGGTTAGTCATGGTCGGTACCACCGGCGCGCCTGGACAGGTGCTAAGCATACACGAGGCCCTCTCGGGCAGCACGCTGACAGCGGTGCCTGCCACCACCACAGTGCAGTTTCAAGCGAATGCTTTCCTGGCGGGAGGTGGAGCGGTCACGCTGCAACTGCGTCCGGCGAATTGCGCCAGCACGGGTGTGAAAGGGCGCGACATCACTATCAACCTGTCAGGACGCGTTAGTGTAACCGCTGTGGCTTGCTGATAATCAAAACCTATGAATGAATTTCACACTCACTCTCAAATTTTGCCATGCCGGGCCGCAATGCAGGGATTTTCGCTGCTGGAGGTACTGGTGGCGCTGCTCGTACTCTCCGTCGGTCTGCTGGGGCTCGCCGGCCTGTCGGCCAAAGGCATGAATAGCAATCAAAGCGCCTACTACCTCAGCCAGGCCATGGTTCAGGCCTACGATATGGCCGACCGGATGCGCGCCAACAGGGCTGGTTTTGCGGCCGGTAACTATGACAGCATATCGGGGACAGGATCTGATCCGGGATGTATCAGTACTGGATGTGCTACTGCTTCACAAATAGCCCAATACGATGCCAATCGTTGGAACACGACCAACGCAAATTTACTACCCGCTGGTCAAGGCAAGGTGACTATCCAAGCCGGCAATATCCGCATCATTACCGTGATGTGGGATGAAGATCGCACGGGTGCTACCGGTACCGCGTGCGGTGGCGGGTCTGCGGACCTTACCTGTTTTAGCACGAGCTTCGTGCCATGAATGCGCGGAGCCGTCACGGAAATCACCGGCAATCCGGCCTGGGCCTGGTGGAGATAATGGTGGCGATAGTCGTGGGCCTCATCGTGCTGGATGGCGTTTTACAGATTTATCTGAGCAGTAAACAAACCTATCGCATGCAGGAAAATCAGTCGCGCATACAGGAAAACGGCCGCTTTGCGCTGCAATTCATGACCAGGGATTTGCGCATGGCAGGGTATATCGGTTGCATCACTATTCCTCAAATCACTACCAATGTCCTTGCCACCGGGGCGCCCGCACAGATGTTCAATTCCACAGCGGTGATTCAGGGCTATGACTCAGGCGCCTGGCCGATTACGTTTCCAGCCAAGCCCGCCAACCTAGTGGCGGGCACCTCAGTGCTGGTGGTGACCGCCCCTGTGGGCGGTAGTGTTCAACTTAGTGCTGCTATGCCTGCTGCTAACGCAGCGATTGGAATTGCTTCTAATCCATACAATTTCCAGACCGGCGATCTTCTGCTTATAAGTGATTGCCAGAGCGCCGAGCTATTCCAGGCCACCGGCGTAACCGCAACAGCAATAGCTCATGCAGCGACTGGAAATACCTCTGCTGCGCTAAGCAGGTCCTACGAGCCGCGTGCGCTGGTCATGAAATATGATGTATTCATGTATTACATCGGAACCGATGCTGCAGGGAACCGCGCACTTTACCGTTTCCAGCAGTCCACTACGGGCACCAATCAGCTGATCGACAACGTCCAGAATATGCAGATCAACTATGGAGTAGATAATAGCCCAGGGAAGGATCATGCCGCCCATCAATATCTGAACGCCGCAGGGGTGACTGCAGCGGGTCGTTGGCCGGATGTAGTCAGCGCACGGGTCAATCTGCTGTTGGTCAGCAACGATGACGGCTTGACCACACAGCCACAACAATATGCGTTTAATGGTGCAACGGTTACAGCAACGGATCGTCGTTTGTATCGCCCCTTTAGCGCTACCATCGCTTTCCGCAATAGAGTGCAATGACTCTTCGCAAGGGGGAACTTATGGAAGCGCATTCGAATAAAGGCTTAGTGTTATACCCGCAGCAGGGTTCTGCCTTGGTGGTCAGCCTGTTGATGCTGCTGGTGATGACCCTTCTTGGGGTTACGGCGATGATGACGAGCCGGCTACAAGAAAAGATGGCCATCAACGCCCGCCAGTACAACCTGGCCTTTCAAGCGTCTGAATCCGCCCTTCGCACGGGTGAGGAAGAAACCAGGCTTGCTGCGCTGCAAGATCCTACGGCTTATACGGCCACGTGCGGCAGTGGCTTGTGCCTGTCCGCTACGACCGGCACCCCGGAGTGGCTGTCCACCAGTTGGGCCACCCGCACCAATGTGCGTACAAGCACTATAGACTTGGCGGGAATACCCAGTTCTTATCAACCCATGTACATCATCGAGATATTACCGCAGCAACCCACGCAGGGCACCAACATCTCTCAAATAAGTATCTACGGCAATAAGGATATCCCCCAGTACTATCGCATCACTTCATACGGAAGCGGAGCCGACGGTGCCGGCGCGGTGATGTTGCAAAGCGTATTTAGGCCTTAACGAGGTACAGACCATGAATAGCAAAGAACGTATTACACATTGCAAACGGCCGGGACTGCACGTACTGGCATTTGCAGGCCTTACACTGCTGGTCGGTACAGCAGCGTCATACGCCGCTCCACCCACCACTGCACTTTCGGATACGCCCTTGATAGTGGTTGCACCCACACACCCTCAAGTATTGCTGCTGCTCGGCAACTCCCAGTCCATGGACGGCACCTTGTCGGGAGCGATCATGACAGGCGCCGCAGGAACCTATACAGTCCCTGCTGGCTTCACCCCACCCGTTGACGGCAGTAACAATTATACTGTGAGCGGCAAGGACAACTCCGCAAGCCGCCTGAATGTGGCCAAAGCCGCCGTTAAGGAAACTCTGAACAGTTATGACGGCAACACCGATTTCGGTCTGATGACCTTGGGGACGGGTTCCAGGGGGTTGTATACAACCTGGGCGTATTACATGAGTCAGGCGGGAGGCTTCACCTTCACGAGTACCGCGGGTGGCAATACCTACCCCAACCCGTGTTACGGGGTAACCAGTTCAGACTGCACTGCCCTGGCGGGCCGTTATGGCAGCGGCGTAAAAACGCAACTTTATTTCGTCGCGCAGGGCCCGAGTGACGGCAGCAGCAGCAATCCAGGCAGCGCTGATGATCCGAAGGTGAACGACGTCTTGTATGCGAGCGGACTAAAGAGCGTCTTTGTTACTTACAATGGACCCAGCCCGGCGACGCCTTACCCGCCAAATTTTTCTTTGGCAAATTATAACAGCGGCAGCATCCTGCTTGGCTATGCTAATACTACTCCCAACATTGGGGGATTCGCCACAGGCCCGACTAATGCGGGTTATGTTCCCTATTCAAAGGAAGTGTTGTATGCGCAGCGCGGCTTTGGCTACTACGCCGTTCCGAACAACGCAAGCAAGCTGTTGGTGCCCGTTGCCGTCACGACTGCTAGCCGGAAAACGGCCTTTGCCAATCTGCTGGCTCCTGAAACCAACAGTAACGCATCAACGGAAATCAAGTCTGACGCGGTTAACGCAGCCATTGCCGGTCTACTCAAAAATGCCCATAGCTATTACACGGGAACACCGCCACCCTCTAACACCGGCTGCACGCCAAACAAATATGCGGTGCTAATTACGGATGGGTTGCCTACCTGGGACCTCGCCGGTAAGGCATGGCCTCCCTTGGGCAGCGCGGCGGCAGTCGGGTATGGGGTTACAGCGACGATTGACGGTACCGGGACGTTGATTGCTACTAATAGCACAGCGGTCAACGATACGCTTACCTGGCTCGCGAATCTCAAATCTCAAAAGATTTTGACGTATGTGGTGGGCTTTGGCGCAGGTGTAGATCCCACCGTCAATCCCGCCGCCGCCGCTACTTTGAGGGCGATGGCTGTCGCCGGCGGCACGGACGATTATTTTCCGGCTACGACACCCGCCGCCGTCGCTGCTCAACTGAAAGTCATCCTCGAAGCGATCCTAGCTGCAAACGTATCCACCACCACTGCGGCGGTGAATGCAGTAAATCTCACCACCACCTCCAAGGCGTACCAAGCCTCGTTCATTTCGCAAGATACGCCTTACAATGACTGGACGGGTAATGTGAAGGCGTTCGCCATTGCCGCAGACGGCACGATCGATCCCTCTGTCGCGGTCTGGAATGCACAGACACTGCTGGATGCAAAAGACTGGAACACCGGACGGCAGATTATTACCTACAAGCCGACTACTAAAAAGGGTATCCCCTTTAGGTGGCCCGCAATCCCCGCAAGCCCAGGCGCATCCGAACTGGATACGAGCCAGTCTACCGCGCTGGGCAGCGTGGATGTCTTGAACTATTTGCGTGGAAATACAGCCAAGGAGCAACGTAACGGCGGTACGCTACGCAACCGTTCCCATAAATTGGGCGACATCGCCGACGGCAGCCCTCTCTATGTGGCGGAAGCCTCAGGCCCTTATACGGATGCCTCATATCAAGGCTTCCAGGCCACTGCGAAAACGCGCACCCCTATGCTCTATGTGGGCGCCAATGATGGCATGCTGCACGCCTTCAATGCGACTGATGGTCAAGAAGTCTTCGCGTTCATTCCCAGTGCTGTGTTCAGCAACCTCAACGGCTTGTCGCTGCCAGGCTACAATTCAGCCCACAAGTTCTACGTGGATGGGCCGCCCGTTGCGGGTGATGTGCAATTCGCTGATGGATCATGGCACACACTCTTAACCGGTGGACTCAATAATGGCGGTAACAGCATTTATGGCCTGGATGTCACCACGCCACCCACTGACGAAACCAGCGCCGCATCAAAAGTGCTATGGGAATACACGGACACCGACCTGGGTAAAACCTATAGCCATCCGACCATCGCTAAACTAGCGACCAGCACAGGCAGTCAGTTTGCGGTCATTTTTGGTTCGGGTTATAACAATTCGGATGGCAAACCCTATCTTTACGTTGTGAAAGCCGAGGATGGGAGCCTGATACAGAAATTAGACCTGTGCAGCGCGGCTCCCTCGGCGTGCGATGGCACCAAGGCCAATGGGTTGTCCAGTCCTGCCGTGGTCTCTCCCGATGGCTCCGGGCTGGTTACCCTCACTTATGTGGGAGATCTGCAAGGCAATCTCTGGAAGGTTGATTTATCTTCCGCCAGCCCTGCAAGTTGGTCTGCGTCACTGGTATTCAAAGCAAAAGACGGTTCGGGTAACGCGCAGCCCATCACTACCATACCCACGGTATCCCTGCACCCCAATGCGCCACAAAAACCAGGCTATCTGGTGCTGTTCGGAACGGGCCGATTCGTGGGCACGCCTGATATCACCGATACCTCCCAACAAAGCTTTTATGGCATTTGGGACAATTTGTCGGCAACCGTGCCGACACGTTCCAACTTAGTGGCGCAAGTGCTTACGGGAGGTACAACGGCTTTTACCATCGCGGTCACCGGAAATAATAAGGTCCGTACGGACACGCAAAATCCCGTTGACTGGAGCACCCAACGGGGATGGTATATAGATCTTGATTCGGGTGAGCGCACTGTCACCGATTCACGCTTGGTTAACAAGCGGGCGATCTTCACTTCTTTTGTTCCTTCATCCAGTAGCTGCACCGGAGGCGGTCAAAGCTGGCTTACCATTACGGACTATGCCACTGGCGGGGCATTCACTGACGCGGAGATCGATCTCGACAACGATGGAAAGCTGGATGCTGCAGATAAGATTGGTTCTAATAGCCCGGTGAGCATCTCCCTGGGGCAAAATTATGCAGCGGCGCCTTCCATTATCGAGTTCCGCGATCCAGCTCATCCTGATATTCGTGGTAAGGGATTGCCTGGCCTATCTGATCCCAGTAAGCTCCCCACTCCCGGCACACGCAATACGTCACCCCAGGATAGGGTTTCATGGACGCAGATTCAGTAAGAATCATTACGGAGACACAATCGGAGGCATTATGTCTAATAGCTTAAGAAAAGTTTTGTGGCTGGTCCTGGCGCTGGGCCTGTCGGCCAATACGATGTTGGCTGAAGCAACGCGGCTGGTCTATGAAAAGGCCGGCACGATAACCAAGATCTCTTCTGAAGGCGGGAGCATTAAAGTTGATGGAGTTGAGTACACGTTATCGAAAGACGTAACCGTGCATTCGCCAGGCGCATCGTCTGTCCTATCCACGCAATCGCTACAGCCCGGTATGCAAATTGGTATTGAGCGTAGTCCCGGTGCAAAGTCAACAGTCACCAAGATCTGGGTGTTGCCAGAACAGGGACAAATGAGCCATCAAGATAAAGATGAATAGTTCGCAAGAGATAACCGTCATGAGACCTTCGCTGAACCGCGGTTTTACACTGATTGAGTTGATGATCACCGTTGTCGTCATCGCAATACTGGCGGCGATCGCCTACCCTAGTTATATTGATAGCGTTCGCAAGAGCAGGCGTGCGGACGGTAAGGGGTTTCTGACCGATGCAGCGGCGCGCGAGGAACGCTTTTTCGCCTTAAATAACACCTATACCGCTGTTATCGTCGCGCCGGGTGGCCTGGGATATAGCAGTGTCACAAGTCCGGGGGGCCATTACACATTAGCTGTCGTGTTAGCAGGAGGGGGCTATACATTAACTGCAACGGCAGTTGGATCACAAGCCAGTGATACCGCCAGTGGCACCGCGTGCACGTCGCTTACCTTAAATAGTCTCGGCGTTAAAACCCCGGCTGTTTGTTGGTAACGTATGCTCCTAGGTCAACTGGACAGGTTGATGAAGCACATTGGCGATCGGTCCGAGTGGTTCATCGACTAACCGGCTGCGATCCCCGCAGACGATCTCCCGCACATTTTTGAGCGATTCTCCCGGGTGTAGGAAATCTACCCCAGGAGCGAGATGACATGGCAGTGCGGTTACCGTGCACAGTGTTATCAATAACGGCATAGAGTTCAGTTTTGAATTGCCCGCCACTCCCTCTAACGTGATAAAAATGTGACTCTTTCTCCATAAAGCCGTGATGGTGTCTACGTAGCATGTCCTCTGGCGGGAAAATCCCGCCTGCTGAACCCACACATCATCACGTCACTATTAGGAGATACGTATGAATAGCAAAAAACTTAGCGGTTTAATCCTCGCTACCGCCGCTGCGGGCATGTTTGGTCTGGTCACTGGCGCCACTGTCGCCGCCGCCGAAATGGCCAAGGTGCATTGCGAGGGCGTCAATTCCTGCAAGAGCCACGGCGACTGCAAGGGTGAAAACGGCTGCAAGGGCAAGAATAGCTGCAAGGGCAAGGGCTTTCTGGAGATGACACAAGAGGAATGCGACGCCGCCAAGGCCATGATGGAAGACGAGATGATGAAGCGATAGGACGTAAGGCGTAAAGGGTGAGGAGTGAGGCGTAAAGCGGATTCCTCACCCCTCAC
Proteins encoded in this region:
- a CDS encoding response regulator transcription factor, whose protein sequence is MHRVLVIEDDRDIAHLLHLHLRDQGCEVEILHDGLAGLQQARARQYDLIILDLMIPGLEGLEVCRRLRAKPPYTPILMLTAKSTELDRVLGLEIGADDYLTKPFSIRELLARVKALFRRLDAMSGQTATEAPKTITTGGLFIDVDKRKVTVQGQPVELTAKEFSLLLQFAQHPGKVYTRSQLLDLVWHYGHDGYEHTVNSHINRLRAKIEADPSQPHYIHTVWGVGYKFSDTQELKAPRASVTEQGGGEPS
- a CDS encoding HAMP domain-containing protein → MFKTLSAKLAAVLLGLLLLLGVLYTWLNLESSRLHLQEVNQDLNWTLAEHIVAEKILMEGQQVNRQVLEDLFKMLMVINPNIEIYLLDPQGKILACSAPPENLKRKSVSLEPIKKFLQRSQHPPILGDDPRDEVRSKVFSAAVIPFKAGGDTILSNHTQVPANSGLAGYLYVVLGGEQYESAAAMLQGSYILRQSLWVTAVSLLIALLAGVVLFRWLTRRLTTLSEAMEVFKRSDFAEPVNYPLTAAGTVPVRDEIDRLSVTFKEMAGRIRQQVQGLQQTDALRRELVANVSHDLRTPLTSLQGYLETLLLKEGQLSAQEQRNYLETATRQSERLGKLVGELFELAKLDAQVTALNMEPFALAELVQDVAQRFQLAAQQQGVELRVEHPPQSPFVHADIGLIERVLANLIENALRYTPAGGRITLSLTPGVNTVKLAIADTGYGIPAEDQPHIFERFYRVEKTRQEHSGGAGLGLAIAKRILDLHGSTIAVHSVSNHGAVFSFELGIYRP
- a CDS encoding GspH/FimT family pseudopilin, whose product is MKKIHGFTLIELLITLTVVAILATVAVPSFMTFIQNNRVTSQTNDLVTALNIARSEAIKRNGAVTVCSRTGTVCGGGWADGWLVMVGTTGAPGQVLSIHEALSGSTLTAVPATTTVQFQANAFLAGGGAVTLQLRPANCASTGVKGRDITINLSGRVSVTAVAC
- the pilV gene encoding type IV pilus modification protein PilV, with the protein product MNEFHTHSQILPCRAAMQGFSLLEVLVALLVLSVGLLGLAGLSAKGMNSNQSAYYLSQAMVQAYDMADRMRANRAGFAAGNYDSISGTGSDPGCISTGCATASQIAQYDANRWNTTNANLLPAGQGKVTIQAGNIRIITVMWDEDRTGATGTACGGGSADLTCFSTSFVP
- a CDS encoding PilW family protein, encoding MNARSRHGNHRQSGLGLVEIMVAIVVGLIVLDGVLQIYLSSKQTYRMQENQSRIQENGRFALQFMTRDLRMAGYIGCITIPQITTNVLATGAPAQMFNSTAVIQGYDSGAWPITFPAKPANLVAGTSVLVVTAPVGGSVQLSAAMPAANAAIGIASNPYNFQTGDLLLISDCQSAELFQATGVTATAIAHAATGNTSAALSRSYEPRALVMKYDVFMYYIGTDAAGNRALYRFQQSTTGTNQLIDNVQNMQINYGVDNSPGKDHAAHQYLNAAGVTAAGRWPDVVSARVNLLLVSNDDGLTTQPQQYAFNGATVTATDRRLYRPFSATIAFRNRVQ
- a CDS encoding pilus assembly protein PilY gives rise to the protein MNSKERITHCKRPGLHVLAFAGLTLLVGTAASYAAPPTTALSDTPLIVVAPTHPQVLLLLGNSQSMDGTLSGAIMTGAAGTYTVPAGFTPPVDGSNNYTVSGKDNSASRLNVAKAAVKETLNSYDGNTDFGLMTLGTGSRGLYTTWAYYMSQAGGFTFTSTAGGNTYPNPCYGVTSSDCTALAGRYGSGVKTQLYFVAQGPSDGSSSNPGSADDPKVNDVLYASGLKSVFVTYNGPSPATPYPPNFSLANYNSGSILLGYANTTPNIGGFATGPTNAGYVPYSKEVLYAQRGFGYYAVPNNASKLLVPVAVTTASRKTAFANLLAPETNSNASTEIKSDAVNAAIAGLLKNAHSYYTGTPPPSNTGCTPNKYAVLITDGLPTWDLAGKAWPPLGSAAAVGYGVTATIDGTGTLIATNSTAVNDTLTWLANLKSQKILTYVVGFGAGVDPTVNPAAAATLRAMAVAGGTDDYFPATTPAAVAAQLKVILEAILAANVSTTTAAVNAVNLTTTSKAYQASFISQDTPYNDWTGNVKAFAIAADGTIDPSVAVWNAQTLLDAKDWNTGRQIITYKPTTKKGIPFRWPAIPASPGASELDTSQSTALGSVDVLNYLRGNTAKEQRNGGTLRNRSHKLGDIADGSPLYVAEASGPYTDASYQGFQATAKTRTPMLYVGANDGMLHAFNATDGQEVFAFIPSAVFSNLNGLSLPGYNSAHKFYVDGPPVAGDVQFADGSWHTLLTGGLNNGGNSIYGLDVTTPPTDETSAASKVLWEYTDTDLGKTYSHPTIAKLATSTGSQFAVIFGSGYNNSDGKPYLYVVKAEDGSLIQKLDLCSAAPSACDGTKANGLSSPAVVSPDGSGLVTLTYVGDLQGNLWKVDLSSASPASWSASLVFKAKDGSGNAQPITTIPTVSLHPNAPQKPGYLVLFGTGRFVGTPDITDTSQQSFYGIWDNLSATVPTRSNLVAQVLTGGTTAFTIAVTGNNKVRTDTQNPVDWSTQRGWYIDLDSGERTVTDSRLVNKRAIFTSFVPSSSSCTGGGQSWLTITDYATGGAFTDAEIDLDNDGKLDAADKIGSNSPVSISLGQNYAAAPSIIEFRDPAHPDIRGKGLPGLSDPSKLPTPGTRNTSPQDRVSWTQIQ
- a CDS encoding type IV pilin protein — its product is MRPSLNRGFTLIELMITVVVIAILAAIAYPSYIDSVRKSRRADGKGFLTDAAAREERFFALNNTYTAVIVAPGGLGYSSVTSPGGHYTLAVVLAGGGYTLTATAVGSQASDTASGTACTSLTLNSLGVKTPAVCW